A stretch of the Sphingobacterium thalpophilum genome encodes the following:
- a CDS encoding DUF4468 domain-containing protein, producing the protein MTIKQIFLAITLCIVMGFAQAQTMKLTPNDFVDAADESKNYVVLNFPGKSQQELYKAVLKFANSVYNRPEKVITKVEGGQIVLDAMEKQVTSWGRLRKDLDFFYKITMDFKDGRMRFSPNYKYLEGYDGIEYPLVKKSNLWVKTAMFNTGGKVRMEAAQQDLEKFINDFIAAIANSINSSKTNDNW; encoded by the coding sequence ATGACGATCAAACAAATTTTTCTCGCTATTACGTTGTGCATCGTGATGGGGTTCGCGCAGGCGCAAACCATGAAATTAACGCCAAATGATTTTGTCGATGCGGCGGACGAATCCAAAAATTATGTGGTTCTGAACTTTCCCGGCAAATCACAGCAGGAGCTTTACAAGGCGGTGCTGAAATTTGCAAACTCAGTGTACAACAGGCCAGAAAAAGTGATTACCAAGGTGGAGGGCGGGCAGATTGTCCTCGACGCGATGGAAAAGCAAGTTACTTCATGGGGCAGACTGCGCAAGGATCTGGATTTCTTTTACAAAATTACCATGGACTTTAAAGATGGCCGGATGCGTTTTTCGCCCAACTATAAGTATCTCGAAGGTTACGACGGTATTGAGTACCCGCTGGTCAAAAAAAGCAATCTGTGGGTAAAGACAGCGATGTTCAATACAGGTGGTAAGGTGAGAATGGAAGCGGCACAGCAGGACCTGGAGAAGTTTATCAATGACTTTATCGCGGCCATTGCCAACAGTATCAACAGTAGCAAGACCAATGACAATTGGTGA
- a CDS encoding SusC/RagA family TonB-linked outer membrane protein, which produces MFDRYIKISVVGMVLAVSDCYAAHAWRQGDALRTAPLLHRVTPARLPKIVDEFGKPLAGAKIYDAGHRLLGISNEEGEFAAVESTTTVFWVEYPGYYPQQIRINEAKLVRLVPSVLRSDETQTALYDQKKVTEQLGAVTVVYNSQIKDTPTPLYVNALTGRIPGLYTQEFSGFRSPAMAAITSNDLAGSLPSDAVKYRSSLSDNSEIGFNLRGQSPVTLIDGVQRDIYSIDPESIESVTVAKDALSSILLGQRSSRGVLQVTTKKGRPGPPRISFTAQTGMQQSLKLPKPLAAHQYAYLYNEALLNAGRQPVYTAGDFKAYQDGSDPLFFPDVNWYDALIRDQSPISKYNLGVQGGIKNARYAMSLSYLNQEGFFQSDDQFDYETNLQNKRYLINSAIDVDVTDELTIGLQFFGKIQDGRQPGARTGEILSALYNTPNNVYPIFNPDGTYGGSSVYRTNLYQMATGAGYLLDNTRDLLANLDFSYKLDRFLPGLYAKGKFNVSSSSSSLIDRSRQQPVYDLAYNEQKELVYVRYGNIADQPNSFAITSTANFYYFQGMLGYDRELGGGHRAGARLFVDRQTANYQFDLPAIYSNYAATANYAYRDRYFAEAAVNYSGFNRFAPGRQYGVFYAFGLGWNMLGEDFMKGQADWLSQLRWRATFGRTGNSNEGALGYYSWRASYGQDGSNAYDFGSEYAPTYSLIEKGLANIEGTWEKGNKLNIGLDLGLWNSTFKLTADYFRDTYFDLLQQRGSTIELIGIGYPNENIGKNRYEGQELSLTYQNHWGSFNYFVTANASRVGSKVLYMNEVFQKYDWNRRTGMPVGQTFGYLADGLIQTQEEADRAPLLSGNKVSPGDVRLLDLNGDGIINQYDQTAIGNTRPTLYFGATLGFQVGGFDFSVLLQGVRNRTYQQTDYSFGSNGEGQGFDYMLGRWTPETAALATYPRLTLGPSPTNTQNVSSYWTRQGEYLRIRNMSLGYTLPASWTRRVRLSAVRLFASAHNLVTFTPYSRLDPEISSGTAYPAQRTVSLGVNVKL; this is translated from the coding sequence ATGTTTGACCGTTATATAAAAATAAGTGTTGTCGGTATGGTGCTGGCCGTCTCGGACTGCTATGCTGCCCATGCCTGGCGGCAGGGCGACGCCTTGCGGACTGCGCCACTGTTGCACCGGGTCACACCGGCAAGGCTTCCGAAAATCGTGGATGAATTCGGCAAGCCGCTGGCTGGCGCGAAGATCTATGACGCAGGGCACCGCCTGCTGGGGATCAGCAATGAGGAGGGCGAGTTTGCTGCGGTGGAGAGCACCACAACGGTATTCTGGGTCGAATACCCCGGATATTACCCGCAGCAGATCAGGATAAATGAGGCTAAGCTGGTGCGCCTGGTACCCAGCGTCCTGCGCAGCGACGAGACGCAGACTGCCCTCTACGATCAGAAGAAGGTAACGGAGCAGCTGGGTGCTGTTACCGTAGTATACAACAGCCAGATCAAGGATACGCCAACCCCGCTCTATGTGAATGCCCTGACCGGGCGGATTCCCGGACTGTACACGCAGGAGTTCAGCGGCTTCAGGTCGCCGGCCATGGCTGCGATTACCTCCAATGACTTGGCGGGATCGCTGCCTTCGGATGCTGTAAAATACCGCTCCAGCCTGAGCGACAACAGCGAAATCGGATTTAACCTGCGGGGTCAGAGCCCGGTCACGCTGATCGACGGCGTGCAGCGCGATATTTATTCCATCGATCCCGAGAGCATCGAATCGGTGACTGTCGCCAAGGACGCGCTGTCCAGCATCCTGCTCGGCCAGCGCAGCTCGCGTGGGGTGCTGCAGGTCACGACAAAAAAGGGGCGGCCGGGGCCACCGCGGATCAGCTTCACCGCGCAGACGGGCATGCAGCAGTCGCTCAAATTGCCCAAGCCGCTCGCGGCACACCAGTATGCCTACCTCTACAATGAGGCTCTGCTCAACGCAGGCCGCCAGCCGGTGTATACCGCCGGTGATTTTAAAGCGTATCAGGATGGCAGCGACCCGCTGTTTTTCCCGGATGTCAACTGGTACGATGCGCTGATACGGGATCAGAGCCCCATCAGCAAGTACAACCTCGGCGTGCAGGGGGGCATCAAGAATGCACGCTACGCCATGTCGCTGAGCTACCTCAACCAGGAAGGTTTCTTTCAATCGGACGATCAGTTTGACTATGAAACCAACCTGCAGAATAAACGGTACCTGATCAACAGCGCCATTGATGTGGATGTAACCGACGAACTGACCATCGGGCTGCAGTTTTTCGGCAAGATACAGGACGGCAGGCAGCCGGGAGCCAGGACGGGCGAGATCCTGTCGGCCCTCTACAATACGCCCAACAATGTGTATCCGATCTTCAACCCGGATGGCACTTATGGGGGCTCGTCGGTATACAGGACCAACCTGTACCAGATGGCCACCGGTGCGGGCTACCTGCTGGACAACACGCGCGATTTACTGGCCAACCTGGATTTCAGCTACAAGCTGGACCGCTTTCTGCCCGGCCTGTATGCAAAGGGAAAATTCAACGTGTCTTCGTCTTCTTCCAGCCTGATCGACCGCAGTCGGCAACAGCCGGTCTACGATCTGGCTTATAACGAACAGAAAGAGCTGGTCTATGTCAGGTATGGCAACATTGCGGATCAGCCCAACTCCTTTGCCATCACCTCCACGGCCAATTTCTACTACTTCCAGGGAATGCTGGGCTACGACAGGGAACTGGGCGGCGGGCACCGCGCCGGAGCCCGCCTGTTTGTCGACCGCCAGACGGCCAACTACCAGTTTGACCTGCCCGCGATCTACAGCAACTACGCGGCCACGGCAAACTATGCTTACCGCGACCGCTATTTTGCGGAGGCAGCGGTCAACTATTCGGGCTTCAACCGCTTTGCGCCGGGCCGCCAGTATGGCGTGTTCTATGCCTTCGGCCTGGGCTGGAACATGCTCGGGGAAGATTTTATGAAGGGGCAGGCAGACTGGCTGTCGCAGCTCCGGTGGCGGGCGACATTCGGACGGACCGGCAACAGCAACGAAGGGGCGCTGGGCTACTATAGCTGGCGTGCTTCCTATGGTCAGGACGGTTCGAATGCCTACGACTTCGGCTCGGAATATGCTCCCACCTACAGCCTGATCGAAAAGGGCCTCGCCAATATCGAGGGCACCTGGGAAAAGGGCAACAAGCTCAATATCGGCCTGGATCTGGGGCTCTGGAACTCGACGTTCAAACTGACGGCCGATTATTTTCGGGATACCTACTTTGATCTGCTGCAGCAGCGGGGATCGACCATCGAACTGATCGGTATTGGTTATCCCAACGAGAATATCGGTAAAAATAGGTATGAAGGGCAGGAACTGAGCCTGACCTATCAGAACCACTGGGGCAGCTTCAACTATTTTGTGACAGCCAATGCCAGTCGTGTCGGCTCGAAAGTGCTGTATATGAATGAGGTATTTCAGAAGTATGACTGGAACCGCCGCACGGGAATGCCGGTGGGGCAGACCTTCGGCTACCTGGCGGACGGGCTGATCCAGACGCAGGAGGAGGCCGACCGCGCGCCGCTGCTGTCGGGCAACAAGGTGTCGCCGGGGGATGTCAGGCTGCTGGATCTGAATGGCGACGGCATCATCAACCAGTACGACCAGACGGCCATCGGCAATACCCGGCCGACGCTGTATTTTGGTGCTACCCTCGGCTTTCAGGTGGGCGGCTTTGATTTCAGTGTGCTGCTGCAGGGCGTGCGCAACCGCACTTACCAGCAGACGGATTATTCTTTTGGCAGCAACGGCGAGGGGCAGGGTTTTGACTATATGCTGGGACGCTGGACACCGGAGACGGCGGCTTTGGCGACCTACCCGCGGCTGACGCTGGGGCCGAGCCCGACCAATACGCAGAACGTGTCGAGCTACTGGACGCGCCAGGGTGAGTACCTGCGTATACGCAATATGAGCCTCGGCTATACGTTGCCTGCCAGCTGGACAAGGCGCGTCAGGCTGTCGGCTGTGCGCCTCTTTGCCAGCGCCCACAATTTAGTCACCTTTACACCCTACAGCCGCCTGGATCCCGAGATTTCTTCGGGTACAGCCTATCCGGCACAGCGCACGGTCAGCCTGGGGGTGAACGTAAAATTATAA
- a CDS encoding SusC/RagA family TonB-linked outer membrane protein codes for MVLSPFIIYAQSVSGIVKNSTGPLSGVSVKEQGGAATQTDQNGRFKLTLSAGRVLQFSSVGYNTQQRKVRPGDNIEVIMQSSSQDIDEVVVVGFGTTKKLTSTGAVSSVKGADIRQIPTSSVQNALTGRLPGFVSVQRSGQPGRDASDFFIRGVSSLNSEGNQPLIIVDDIEYTYEQLSQINVNEIESISILKDASTTAVFGIKGANGVLVVKTRRGELGRPKINARVESGLQSPVTKLKFLNAYESALLWNEAIANTVGDNSHQPFTEEDLAHFRNGDDKYGHPDVNWYERIFKPSSQQYNTNIDITGGGEAVKYFVSAGAFSQNGNLYHFENEGDKVNNNYYYRRFNLRSNLDVQATKTLKLRLDFRANFNRINSPRAGNIVGEVFNFNKIRPWSAPFLNPDGSFAYASDTQELLPTINARLAASGYSLDRRNDLNILFGGTQELNSWLQGLSFSTRVAYASVESNGREQARDEIPVYRYDPSTNGYLLKGGAPYVLGNYTLRAYQGDYNNRVNVQANFNYARSFGDHSVTGLLLYNRESYKTKGDQKTNWIPQNFEGYTFRAGYNYKEKFLLDATAAYNGSDRFRGAQRYGLFPAVSAGYNLAKETFFKDAFDFVELLKLRASYGLVGSDKVIGDRYLYQQVYNQGGSYSFGETHQPSLIITEGNLGNDNVTWEKQKSFDLGLDINLWKNKFSLTLDYFNNIRYDQLVTSQSLFQHIGVGVSPANIARVRNRGLELELNVNNNIGAFNYNIKGVLTYFKNKILFQDEPAPAFPWLRLTGQQINQPLGYLYDGFYTEENMADSPKPSGGYQVQPGDLRYKDLNGDGIIDDYDRTVIGRPDIPNTSFGLTLGGSYKGFSFNVLLQGTTDYSFSIRGSGIEPFQSQFQPIHQQRWTPETAATAKFPRLTTNPTTINSPSTYMSDFWLIDATYLRLKTVELGYQLPNRWLPFKINNARLYLSGYNLLTWTNYSLYQQDPEVTANSAGDAYQNQRVVNLGIQIGL; via the coding sequence ATGGTGCTATCACCATTCATCATATATGCACAGTCGGTCAGCGGGATCGTCAAAAACAGCACGGGCCCCCTGTCGGGGGTGTCGGTCAAGGAACAGGGGGGTGCTGCGACACAGACGGACCAGAACGGCCGCTTCAAGCTGACGCTGTCGGCAGGCAGGGTGCTGCAGTTCAGCAGCGTCGGCTACAACACGCAGCAGCGGAAGGTCAGGCCCGGCGATAATATCGAAGTCATCATGCAGTCCAGCAGCCAGGATATCGACGAGGTGGTGGTCGTGGGCTTCGGCACCACAAAGAAGCTGACCAGCACGGGGGCCGTCAGTTCGGTCAAGGGTGCCGATATCCGGCAGATACCGACCTCCAGCGTGCAGAACGCCCTGACGGGCAGACTGCCGGGATTTGTGTCGGTGCAGCGCTCAGGGCAGCCCGGACGGGATGCCTCGGACTTCTTTATCCGTGGTGTCAGCTCCCTCAATTCCGAAGGCAATCAGCCGCTGATCATTGTCGATGATATTGAGTATACCTATGAACAGCTTTCGCAGATCAATGTCAACGAAATTGAGAGCATCTCCATCCTGAAGGACGCCTCCACAACTGCAGTTTTTGGGATCAAGGGAGCCAACGGCGTGCTGGTGGTCAAGACCCGGCGCGGCGAACTGGGGAGGCCCAAGATCAATGCACGGGTAGAGTCGGGACTGCAGAGTCCCGTGACCAAACTCAAATTTCTCAATGCCTACGAAAGTGCCCTGCTCTGGAATGAGGCCATCGCCAATACGGTAGGAGATAACTCCCATCAGCCTTTTACGGAAGAGGACCTGGCGCATTTCCGCAATGGCGACGATAAGTATGGCCATCCGGATGTCAACTGGTACGAGCGTATTTTTAAGCCTTCCAGCCAGCAGTACAATACCAACATCGATATCACCGGTGGCGGTGAAGCGGTCAAGTACTTTGTGTCTGCAGGGGCCTTTTCGCAGAACGGTAACCTGTATCATTTTGAGAATGAGGGCGACAAGGTCAATAACAACTATTACTACCGCCGCTTTAACCTGCGTTCCAACCTGGATGTGCAGGCCACTAAAACCTTGAAGCTGCGGCTGGACTTCCGGGCCAATTTTAACCGGATCAACTCCCCGCGGGCCGGAAATATCGTCGGCGAAGTGTTTAATTTCAACAAAATAAGACCCTGGTCGGCGCCTTTTCTGAATCCCGACGGCTCTTTCGCCTATGCCAGTGATACACAGGAACTGCTGCCGACGATCAATGCGCGGCTGGCCGCCTCGGGCTACAGCCTGGACCGGCGCAATGACCTCAACATCTTGTTTGGCGGTACGCAGGAGCTCAATAGCTGGCTGCAGGGACTGTCTTTCTCGACACGTGTGGCCTATGCGAGCGTCGAGTCCAATGGCCGCGAGCAGGCCCGGGACGAAATCCCGGTGTACCGCTACGACCCCTCGACCAACGGTTATCTGTTAAAGGGCGGGGCGCCCTATGTACTCGGAAATTATACGCTGCGTGCCTATCAGGGCGATTATAACAACCGTGTGAACGTGCAGGCTAATTTTAACTATGCGCGTTCATTCGGCGACCACAGCGTGACGGGGCTGCTGCTGTACAACCGTGAGTCGTACAAGACCAAGGGTGATCAGAAGACCAACTGGATCCCGCAGAATTTTGAGGGCTACACCTTCAGGGCGGGCTACAATTACAAAGAGAAGTTTTTGCTGGATGCCACAGCAGCCTACAATGGTTCGGACCGTTTTCGGGGGGCACAGCGCTATGGGCTGTTTCCGGCCGTGTCGGCCGGCTATAACCTGGCCAAAGAAACATTCTTTAAGGATGCCTTCGACTTTGTGGAGCTGTTGAAGCTGCGGGCCTCGTACGGGCTCGTGGGTTCCGACAAGGTGATTGGTGACCGCTACCTCTATCAACAGGTATACAACCAGGGGGGCAGCTATTCTTTTGGCGAGACACACCAGCCTTCGCTGATTATCACCGAAGGGAATCTGGGAAATGATAACGTGACCTGGGAAAAGCAAAAGTCTTTTGATCTGGGGCTCGATATCAACCTCTGGAAAAATAAGTTCTCGTTGACCCTGGATTACTTCAACAATATCCGCTATGATCAGCTGGTGACCTCCCAGTCGCTGTTCCAGCATATCGGGGTGGGGGTATCCCCGGCCAATATTGCGCGTGTGCGCAACAGGGGGCTGGAGCTGGAGCTGAACGTCAACAACAATATCGGGGCGTTTAATTACAATATCAAGGGGGTGCTGACCTACTTCAAGAATAAGATCCTGTTTCAGGATGAACCCGCACCGGCATTTCCCTGGCTCCGCCTGACCGGGCAGCAGATCAACCAGCCTCTGGGCTACCTGTATGACGGCTTTTATACCGAAGAGAATATGGCCGACAGCCCCAAGCCTTCGGGCGGTTATCAGGTGCAGCCGGGCGACCTCCGCTATAAGGATCTGAACGGCGATGGTATCATCGATGACTACGACCGGACGGTCATCGGCAGGCCCGATATTCCGAATACGAGTTTCGGCCTCACCCTGGGCGGCAGCTACAAGGGCTTTAGCTTCAACGTGCTGCTGCAGGGCACCACAGACTACAGCTTCAGCATCAGAGGCAGCGGTATCGAGCCGTTCCAGAGTCAGTTTCAGCCGATCCATCAGCAGCGGTGGACACCGGAGACCGCGGCGACAGCCAAGTTCCCGCGGCTGACCACCAACCCCACGACCATCAACAGCCCCTCGACCTATATGTCGGATTTCTGGCTGATTGATGCCACTTATCTGCGGCTCAAAACCGTGGAGCTGGGCTATCAGCTGCCCAACAGGTGGCTGCCGTTTAAAATCAACAATGCACGTCTGTACCTCAGCGGGTATAACCTGCTGACCTGGACCAACTATTCGCTGTACCAGCAGGATCCGGAGGTGACGGCCAACAGTGCCGGCGACGCCTACCAGAACCAGCGCGTTGTGAATCTGGGGATCCAGATCGGCCTGTAG
- a CDS encoding AraC family transcriptional regulator — MANSSSTYQDVRLPVPEEFSDVFSHFYFAANRSTEPVTKTLMPSFQSIMVFNFGSRAVLHTRQGTAAEMHRCIVLGPVKTAFDYTLPPGSEILVVNFKADAFFRFFGQARLSDHLPADPNDALADDCFARLWHQLDPMSAVADRVGGILDFCRPYLKPQDGASSLLSGFESDSQSVIKSVAGSIGQTERNVQLMHKKYFGYSAKERGRYERFIKAVGLLQQLASSGDKVDWFEIIGACGYYDQSQLIHDFRHFMNLSPKKYLRLQTDICRATAD; from the coding sequence ATGGCCAACAGCAGTTCAACATATCAGGATGTGCGATTGCCGGTTCCGGAAGAATTTTCGGACGTCTTTTCGCATTTTTACTTCGCCGCCAATCGCAGCACGGAGCCCGTGACCAAAACATTGATGCCCTCTTTTCAGTCGATAATGGTCTTTAATTTTGGCAGCAGGGCCGTCCTGCATACCCGGCAGGGGACGGCGGCCGAAATGCACAGGTGTATTGTGCTGGGGCCGGTAAAGACGGCATTTGACTATACGCTGCCGCCCGGATCAGAGATTCTGGTTGTCAATTTTAAGGCTGACGCCTTTTTCCGCTTTTTCGGACAGGCCCGCCTGTCGGACCATCTGCCGGCAGATCCCAACGATGCCTTGGCAGACGACTGCTTCGCCCGCCTATGGCATCAGCTGGATCCGATGTCTGCCGTAGCCGATCGTGTAGGTGGCATCCTGGACTTCTGCAGGCCGTATCTGAAGCCGCAGGATGGTGCTTCATCCCTGCTGTCGGGATTCGAATCGGACTCCCAAAGCGTCATCAAGTCCGTCGCCGGCAGCATCGGACAGACGGAGCGCAACGTGCAGCTGATGCACAAAAAGTACTTTGGCTACAGCGCCAAGGAACGTGGCCGCTACGAGCGCTTTATCAAAGCGGTGGGCCTGCTGCAACAGCTTGCCTCCAGTGGCGATAAAGTGGACTGGTTTGAAATCATTGGCGCCTGCGGCTACTACGACCAGAGCCAGCTGATCCACGACTTCCGGCATTTTATGAACCTCTCCCCTAAAAAATACCTACGGTTGCAGACGGATATCTGCCGGGCCACGGCCGACTAA
- a CDS encoding RagB/SusD family nutrient uptake outer membrane protein, producing MNYNPFKWIALSAVALLVFACESDLEVEPVELQTLDQVFDSRDSAGVNAGRFLADCYRFLPALGNRVGGDFLDAATDDAVSSNPTNTSVQQLATGTYTADSYQDNLWSSWYQGIRRTSIFIQHIDRVPVKGKLENGTPMPRVWKAEARFLRALFYFELVKRHGGVPLLGDKVYQLNDDIELPRASFAECVNYIVQQCDMAMDSLRTDPFNLTFYGRPTKAAAMALKARVLLYAASPLFNGGNIDGQNELTGYASYSAARWQAAENAARALMDLGLFSLEPAFKDVFITRNHERIFSKQGGNNTSFENNNGPVGYANGVNNGRTSPTQELVDAFGMANGLAIDDENSGYDPEDPYQGRDSRFYATIFYNGAPWLNRAVQTFEGGADKPGGSKQQTKTGYYLRKFMGSFETLNNYSNVNHDFILFRYAEVLLNYAEARNERLDRPDAAVYSAVEQLRQRAGLSPYLLPAALSREQMRDIIHNERRKELAFEEHRFYDVRRWKTAETDFNAQLHAMRIYQTGTGTIRQPVPLLKMVFDKKMYLAPIPFYEVIKNPKMIQNPGW from the coding sequence ATGAACTATAATCCGTTTAAATGGATCGCCCTGTCTGCGGTAGCCCTCCTGGTATTTGCCTGCGAGAGCGACCTTGAAGTCGAACCTGTAGAACTGCAGACCCTGGACCAGGTGTTTGACAGCCGCGATTCGGCGGGCGTAAATGCGGGCCGCTTCCTGGCGGACTGCTACCGTTTTTTGCCGGCCCTGGGCAACCGCGTGGGCGGCGACTTTCTCGATGCGGCAACTGACGATGCGGTATCCTCAAATCCGACCAATACCTCCGTACAGCAGCTGGCAACGGGAACCTATACGGCCGACAGTTATCAGGACAACCTCTGGTCCTCCTGGTATCAGGGAATCCGCCGGACGAGTATCTTCATCCAGCATATCGACCGTGTGCCGGTCAAGGGCAAGCTGGAAAATGGTACGCCCATGCCACGGGTGTGGAAGGCGGAAGCCCGGTTTCTGCGGGCCCTATTTTACTTTGAACTGGTCAAACGCCATGGCGGCGTGCCGCTGCTGGGCGACAAAGTATATCAGCTCAACGACGATATAGAGCTGCCGCGGGCCAGTTTTGCGGAATGCGTAAATTATATCGTGCAGCAGTGCGACATGGCCATGGACAGCCTGCGCACGGATCCTTTCAACCTGACATTCTATGGCCGGCCCACCAAGGCGGCAGCCATGGCGCTCAAAGCACGTGTGCTGCTGTACGCGGCCAGCCCCTTGTTTAACGGGGGCAACATCGATGGACAAAATGAGCTGACGGGATACGCCAGCTATTCGGCCGCCCGCTGGCAGGCGGCGGAGAATGCTGCCCGTGCACTGATGGACCTCGGTCTGTTCAGCCTGGAACCGGCATTTAAGGATGTCTTCATCACCCGCAACCACGAGCGTATCTTTTCGAAACAGGGCGGCAACAACACCAGTTTCGAAAATAACAATGGCCCGGTAGGCTATGCCAACGGGGTCAACAACGGGCGGACCAGCCCCACGCAGGAGCTCGTGGATGCCTTTGGCATGGCCAATGGCCTGGCGATCGACGACGAAAACTCGGGCTACGACCCGGAGGATCCTTATCAGGGACGCGACAGCCGCTTTTATGCGACCATATTCTATAATGGTGCGCCCTGGCTAAACCGCGCGGTGCAGACCTTTGAGGGCGGTGCAGACAAACCGGGGGGCTCCAAGCAGCAGACCAAGACGGGATACTACCTGCGCAAGTTTATGGGTAGCTTCGAAACCCTCAATAACTACAGCAACGTCAACCACGACTTTATCCTATTCCGCTATGCGGAGGTGCTGCTCAATTATGCCGAAGCGCGCAACGAGCGGCTCGACAGGCCGGATGCCGCGGTGTACAGTGCCGTGGAGCAGCTGCGGCAGCGGGCCGGACTCAGCCCGTATCTGCTGCCGGCGGCACTGAGCAGGGAGCAGATGCGCGACATCATCCACAACGAACGCAGAAAGGAACTGGCCTTTGAGGAACACCGCTTTTATGATGTGCGCCGCTGGAAGACCGCAGAGACGGACTTCAATGCCCAGCTGCATGCCATGCGGATCTACCAGACAGGGACGGGCACTATCCGGCAGCCGGTACCGCTGCTGAAAATGGTCTTTGACAAAAAGATGTACCTGGCGCCGATTCCGTTCTATGAGGTCATCAAAAATCCGAAAATGATACAGAATCCCGGTTGGTAG
- a CDS encoding NAD(P)H-dependent oxidoreductase — MKHLIIYAHPNPESLNHQFRQTAEAALRMQGHEVVVRDLYALNFNPVLSLEDMQGQRQGRVADEVRQEQAYISWADTLTFVYPIWWTGMPAIMKGYIDRVFSYGFAYRYDQGVQKGLLSGKSVYIINSHGKSKSEYGEIGMDRALRLTSDRGIYAYCGLEIKQHFFFDGADRPAAASVETWLQEIAGVYAIQEAFL; from the coding sequence ATGAAACATCTGATTATTTATGCACATCCCAACCCGGAAAGCCTCAACCATCAGTTTAGACAGACAGCCGAAGCGGCGCTGCGCATGCAGGGACACGAGGTTGTCGTCCGCGATCTGTATGCATTGAATTTTAATCCGGTACTTTCGCTGGAGGATATGCAGGGGCAGCGGCAGGGCCGGGTGGCCGATGAGGTCCGGCAGGAGCAGGCATATATCTCCTGGGCAGATACGCTGACTTTTGTTTACCCGATCTGGTGGACGGGTATGCCGGCGATCATGAAGGGTTATATCGACCGCGTGTTTAGTTATGGCTTTGCGTACCGCTACGATCAGGGTGTGCAAAAGGGGCTGCTGAGCGGCAAGTCGGTATATATCATCAATTCCCATGGCAAGTCGAAGTCCGAATACGGGGAGATCGGTATGGACCGGGCGCTCCGGCTGACCTCGGATCGGGGGATCTATGCCTACTGTGGTCTGGAGATCAAACAGCATTTCTTCTTTGATGGGGCGGACCGCCCTGCGGCAGCGAGTGTCGAAACTTGGCTGCAGGAAATCGCTGGGGTTTATGCAATCCAGGAAGCATTTTTGTAG
- a CDS encoding helix-turn-helix domain-containing protein, which produces MQYYPVPDSLSPLIESIWSFESPEQLPEREQALVIPTGKCVLLWNYQGTYEHVVDDTVFHHPLYDLHLVGPHNKNIVLRGSAPVSSIGITFRPYGYYAIAGAAMPTLVNRVASISRLKQDGSMVLDSCTGVPADSIGSLLQLLAERIQFAADGRVISAVDAIDQHQGNIRIREVFENIPGSQRHLNKLFKEQVGLTPKEYASIVRLQAMYNLYIRDQQRENKDHLYDLYYDESHFLQDFRKVFAQRPRQFMLAPNQLGNAFNKKR; this is translated from the coding sequence ATGCAGTATTATCCCGTACCTGACAGTTTATCTCCATTGATCGAGTCCATCTGGTCGTTCGAAAGCCCGGAGCAGCTCCCCGAGCGCGAGCAGGCCCTGGTGATCCCGACCGGTAAATGCGTACTGCTGTGGAACTATCAAGGTACTTACGAGCATGTCGTGGACGACACGGTGTTTCATCATCCGCTGTACGACCTGCATCTGGTGGGCCCTCACAACAAAAATATTGTGCTCCGCGGTTCTGCCCCGGTCAGCTCCATCGGCATCACCTTCAGGCCCTATGGCTATTATGCCATCGCAGGTGCTGCCATGCCCACATTGGTCAACAGGGTAGCGTCCATCTCCCGCCTGAAGCAGGACGGCAGCATGGTACTGGACTCCTGCACTGGTGTGCCTGCGGACAGTATCGGTTCGCTGCTGCAGCTGCTGGCCGAGCGGATACAGTTTGCAGCCGATGGGCGCGTCATCAGCGCAGTGGATGCCATCGACCAGCATCAGGGCAATATCCGCATCCGGGAAGTCTTCGAAAATATTCCCGGCTCGCAGCGGCATCTCAATAAGCTGTTCAAGGAGCAGGTCGGCCTGACACCGAAAGAATATGCTTCCATCGTGCGCCTGCAGGCGATGTACAACCTCTATATCCGTGATCAGCAAAGGGAAAACAAAGACCATCTGTATGACCTTTACTATGACGAATCCCACTTCCTGCAAGACTTCCGCAAGGTATTCGCACAGCGGCCCCGGCAGTTTATGCTCGCCCCCAACCAGCTGGGCAATGCCTTCAACAAAAAACGGTAG